A stretch of the Prochlorococcus marinus str. MIT 0918 genome encodes the following:
- a CDS encoding fructosamine kinase family protein — protein MQKITIEEIFRTESPLKGERVTNVIPVNGGCIHDAWCLDLETGRQLFAKTTSVKNSSMLQFEAKGLDVLSQAVNTSYIKVPKPLSIQEIKNTSILILPWFNLLEGDEKKLGHGLALLHKETSKNNTEGFGWGEDGFIGNNPQIGGWESTWGECFVNLRLIPQMKIATKWGLNFDNKKVLSKITNFLNEHEPLPSLVHGDLWKGNAATNKTGEGVLFDPAVWWADREVDIAMTKLFGGFSKQFYSSYEEVFPLSSSFHQRIEIYNLYHLLNHANLFGGYYKHECLSILKRLDNIL, from the coding sequence ATGCAAAAAATCACTATAGAAGAAATTTTTCGCACAGAAAGTCCTCTAAAAGGAGAAAGAGTCACAAATGTAATTCCTGTAAATGGAGGGTGTATTCATGATGCTTGGTGCCTTGACTTAGAAACAGGTAGACAATTATTCGCCAAAACTACATCTGTCAAAAACTCATCAATGCTTCAATTTGAAGCAAAAGGTCTTGATGTATTAAGCCAAGCAGTGAATACATCCTATATAAAAGTTCCTAAACCATTATCTATCCAAGAAATTAAAAATACTTCAATACTAATACTACCTTGGTTTAATTTATTGGAAGGCGATGAAAAAAAACTAGGTCATGGCCTTGCCTTACTTCACAAAGAAACCTCAAAAAATAATACAGAAGGATTTGGATGGGGTGAAGATGGATTTATAGGAAATAATCCTCAAATAGGAGGATGGGAATCAACTTGGGGAGAATGTTTTGTCAATCTTCGTTTAATACCACAAATGAAAATTGCAACAAAATGGGGCCTAAATTTTGATAACAAAAAGGTCTTATCTAAAATAACTAATTTTTTGAATGAACATGAACCTTTACCATCACTGGTTCATGGAGATTTATGGAAAGGAAATGCTGCTACTAATAAAACAGGTGAAGGGGTTCTATTCGACCCAGCTGTCTGGTGGGCAGATAGAGAAGTTGACATAGCTATGACTAAACTATTTGGTGGTTTTTCGAAGCAATTCTATTCTTCATACGAAGAAGTATTCCCTTTAAGTTCTTCTTTTCATCAAAGAATTGAAATATATAACCTTTACCATTTACTCAATCACGCTAATCTTTTTGGTGGTTATTACAAACATGAGTGTCTATCAATATTGAAAAGACTTGATAATATACTCTAA
- a CDS encoding CAAD domain-containing protein, with translation MSDVSPESNQDSTTDTTPDGPSISERATDFMGQANEILGKVDWSQMGKYGKAAGIIAVVIIAQIIIKVVVDTVNFFPLLPGLLELLGIVVVGQWSWQNLTTSEKRNAVVEKVQNLRKEYID, from the coding sequence ATGTCTGATGTAAGTCCAGAGTCAAACCAAGACTCAACCACTGATACTACCCCTGATGGGCCAAGTATTTCAGAACGTGCTACTGACTTTATGGGTCAAGCAAATGAAATTCTTGGAAAAGTTGATTGGTCGCAAATGGGTAAATATGGCAAGGCTGCTGGGATTATTGCAGTTGTCATTATTGCTCAAATCATTATTAAGGTTGTAGTTGACACAGTGAATTTCTTCCCTTTATTGCCTGGATTATTAGAACTTTTGGGAATTGTTGTTGTGGGTCAGTGGAGTTGGCAAAATCTGACTACTAGCGAAAAACGGAATGCAGTAGTAGAGAAAGTTCAAAATCTTCGTAAAGAATATATCGATTAA